From one Lotus japonicus ecotype B-129 chromosome 3, LjGifu_v1.2 genomic stretch:
- the LOC130747704 gene encoding putative pentatricopeptide repeat-containing protein At5g59900, whose amino-acid sequence MKLPRGGAPLALSASAATHFRRRSFCASKFDDARFVSLISDIVRGKQSWKVAFKDPSISSTLRPHHVERVLINTLDDSRLAFSFFNFLGLHQKLKHSTTSFAILVHALVPDRQFWAANSLLDTLLENGSDAKSNFTEFLEAHRNCKFSSTSGFDFLVLRYLHHTRVLDAVVVLKLMLANRLLPETRTLSALLNGLLKIRSYISVWELFDESVNAGVQHDPYTCSAVIRSLCELKDFFRAKQKIKWMESNRFDLNIVTYNVLIDGLCKGGRVSEAFEVKRSLREKGLEPDVVTYCTLVHGLCRVQQFGAGIQLMDEMVELGFAPTEEAISRLVEGLRKQRKIDVAYGLVVKLGRFGFLPNLFVYNKLLDSLCKGGDLDKAEFLYNNMRLTKLRPNGVTYCILIDSFCFRGRLDVAISYFDRMIGDGIRDMVYPYNSLINGQCKFGDMSAAESLLTEMINKGLEPTAATFTPLISGYCKGLKLQKAFELYNKMLEKGITPNVYTFTALISGLCRMNKMAEASKLFDELAERKIKPTEVTYNVMIEGYCRDRQVSKAFELLEDMLQKGLLPDTYTYRALISGLCSTGRVSEAKDFIDGLHKKNLKLNEMCYSALLHGYCQEGRLIEAMSASCEMIQRGVNMDLVCHAILIDGALKQPDKKMLFGLFKEMHDQGLRPDNVVYTSMIDAYSKEGLFKKAFGCWDLMVTDECSPNVVTYTALMNGLCKAGEIDRAGLLFKKMLTANVPPNSIAYGCFLDSLAKDGNMKEALELHNAMLKGLLANTATYNILIRGFCKLGRFLEATKVLSEMTENGIFPDCITYSTLIYEYCRIGNVEAAVKLWHTMLNKGLEPDSVAYNLIIYGCCVNGELDKAFELRDDMLRRGMKPRQNLHAVQKGQ is encoded by the coding sequence ATGAAGCTCCCACGCGGCGGCGCTCCGCTCGCACTCTCAGCCTCAGCTGCAACCCATTTCCGTCGCAGAAGCTTCTGCGCCTCCAAATTCGACGATGCTCGCTTTGTCTCCCTCATTTCCGACATTGTTCGAGGGAAGCAGAGTTGGAAGGTGGCATTCAAAGACCCTTCAATTTCATCCACATTGAGACCCCATCACGTTGAACGAGTCTTGATCAACACCTTGGACGATTCCAGGTTAGCTTTCAGCTTCTTCAACTTCCTGGGTTTGCACCAAAAGCTGAAACATTCCACCACCTCCTTCGCTATCTTGGTCCATGCCCTCGTCCCTGATAGGCAATTCTGGGCTGCCAATTCTCTCTTGGACACCCTTCTCGAAAATGGGTCTGACGCAAAATCCAATTTTACCGAGTTTCTAGAAGCTCACAGGAACTGTAAGTTTTCGTCTACCTCGGGTTTCGATTTCCTAGTTCTGAGATATTTGCATCACACAAGGGTTTTAGATGCTGTGGTTGTTCTAAAACTCATGCTTGCTAACAGATTGTTGCCTGAAACTAGAACATTGAGTGCCCTCTTGAACGGGCTATTGAAAATTAGAAGTTATATATCGGTTTGGGAACTGTTTGATGAATCTGTGAATGCTGGTGTTCAACATGATCCTTATACTTGCTCAGCTGTAATCCGGAGCCTGTGTGAACTGAAGGATTTTTTTAGAGCTAAGCAGAAGATTAAGTGGATGGAATCTAATAGGTTTGATCTGAATATTGTAACTTACAATGTACTTATTGATGGGCTATGCAAGGGTGGTCGAGTTTCGGAAGCTTTTGAGGTTAAAAGATCATTGAGGGAAAAGGGTCTGGAACCAGATGTGGTTACATACTGTACACTAGTTCATGGTTTATGTAGGGTGCAACAATTTGGCGCTGGAATACAGCTTATGGATGAAATGGTTGAATTGGGATTTGCGCCAACCGAGGAGGCTATATCGAGGTTAGTGGAAGGGTTAAGAAAGCAGAGAAAGATTGATGTGGCTTATGGTTTAGTGGTTAAGCTAGGAAGATTTGGTTTTCTGCCAAATTTGTTTGTCTATAATAAATTACTGGACTCTTTGTGCAAAGGTGGAGATTTGGATAAGGCAGAGTTCCTTTACAACAATATGAGGTTGACGAAGTTGCGGCCCAATGGTGTTACTTATTGTATTCTCATTGATTCCTTTTGCTTCAGGGGGAGGTTGGATGTTGCAATATCTTATTTTGATAGGATGATTGGAGATGGTATCAGAGACATGGTATATCCCTACAACTCTTTGATAAATGGCCAATGCAAGTTTGGAGATATGAGTGCTGCCGAGTCCCTACTTACTGAGATGATTAATAAGGGGTTAGAGCCAACTGCTGCTACCTTTACACCACTAATTAGTGGCTACTGCAAAGGCCTAAAGCTACAAAAGGCATTTGAACTATATAATAAGATGCTTGAGAAAGGAATTACTCCGAATGTTTATACTTTCACTGCACTTATTTCTGGGCTTTGCCGCATGAATAAGATGGCTGAAGCATCCAAACTTTTCGATGAATTGGCAGAAAGGAAAATCAAGCCGACTGAGGTGACATATAATGTTATGATTGAAGGTTATTGCAGGGATCGCCAAGTCAGCAAAGCCTTTGAATTGCTTGAAGATATGCTCCAGAAGGGCCTTCTTCCAGACACGTATACCTATAGAGCTCTTATCAGTGGCCTTTGTTCTACAGGTAGGGTTTCTGAAGCTAAAGATTTTATTGATGGTCTCCACAAGAAGAACCTCAAGTTAAATGAGATGTGCTATAGTGCACTTCTACATGGTTATTGCCAGGAAGGAAGATTGATCGAGGCAATGAGTGCTTCTTGTGAAATGATTCAGAGAGGAGTCAACATGGATCTGGTTTGCCATGCCATTCTTATTGATGGTGCTCTAAAGCAGCCAGACAAGAAAATGTTATTTGGTCTCTTTAAAGAGATGCATGATCAAGGACTGAGACCTGATAATGTAGTATATACCAGTATGATTGATGCATACAGCAAAGAAGGATTGTTTAAGAAAGCTTTTGGATGTTGGGATTTAATGGTTACTGACGAATGCTCTCCTAATGTTGTGACCTATACTGCATTGATGAATGGTTTATGCAAAGCAGGTGAAATAGACAGAGCAGGACTTCTTTTCAAGAAAATGCTGACTGCAAATGTCCCTCCTAATTCAATTGCATATGGCTGTTTTCTTGATTCTCTTGCGAAGGACGGAAACATGAAGGAAGCTTTAGAGCTTCATAATGCAATGCTTAAGGGGCTTTTAGCAAACACTGCTACATACAACATTCTTATCCGTGGCTTCTGCAAATTGGGTAGATTTCTTGAAGCCACAAAAGTTCTCTCTGAAATGACTGAGAATGGTATTTTCCCTGACTGTATTACCTATTCAACTTTAATTTACGAGTATTGCAGAATTGGCAATGTGGAAGCAGCAGTTAAATTGTGGCATACCATGCTGAATAAAGGTCTTGAGCCGGATTCGGTTGCATATAACTTGATAATATATGGTTGTTGTGTAAATGGAGAGCTCGATAAGGCATTTGAATTGCGTGATGACATGTTGAGGAGAGGGATGAAGCCAAGACAAAATTTACACGCGGTGCAGAAAGGGCAATAG